Proteins co-encoded in one Papaver somniferum cultivar HN1 chromosome 5, ASM357369v1, whole genome shotgun sequence genomic window:
- the LOC113284232 gene encoding probable N-acetyltransferase HLS1: MGSTDLMNGISPVPLTINDKVYVTIRNYDREIDKSRVEDLERRCEVGSADSMFHLFTDTMGDPICRIKNSPLYKMLVAELDNELVGVIQGSIKTVTVSSCNQIIVGYILGLRVSPVHRRKRIALSLVRSVEEWFITNHVDFAYMATEKNNEASVKLFMDKLGFIEFRNLSILVNPVRHWVINLPTSVEIMKLKVEQAELLYGRFVASTDFLPHDIDTILKNKLSLGTWIAFPRGESWCDHHLETNGLNGSGLDAADKPGNNWAMLSVWNCGDLFKLRVGRAPMSCHIYAKSSRVIDRFFPFLNVPSVPDVFNPFGFYFMYGLRCEGPDSGPLMRTLCQYVHNMAVRNDSCKVIVTEVGEWDSTLRLHIPNSKLLSRPDQDLWCIKPLKTDQHNLDQEKHTALFDLTGTKPPTSSFFVDPREV; this comes from the exons ATGGGATCAACTGATTTAATGAACGGAATTTCACCGGTGCCGTTGACGATAAATGATAAAGTTTATGTAACAATAAGGAACTACGACAGGGAAATCGATAAATCTCGTGTAGAAGATCTCGAGCGAAGGTGTGAAGTTGGTTCTGCAGATAGCATGTTTCATCTCTTCACAGACACCATGGGAGACCCCATCTGCAGGATAAAGAACAGCCCACTCTACAAAATGCTG GTGGCAGAGTTGGATAATGAGCTTGTTGGTGTTATTCAAGGATCTATAAAGACTGTAACAGTGAGTAGCTGCAACCAAATAATTGTAGGCTACATCTTGGGTCTTAGAGTATCACCTGTTCATAGACGAAAACGCATTGCTTTGAGTCTCGTTCGAAGTGTAGAAGAATGGTTCATCACCAATCACGTTGATTTCGCGTACATGGCCACCGAGAAAAACAACGAAGCCTCAGTTAAGCTCTTCATGGACAAACTTGGGTTTATCGAATTCAGAAATCTATCGATATTAGTCAATCCAGTTCGCCACTGGGTCATAAACTTACCAACCAGTGTTGAAATCATGAAGCTGAAAGTAGAACAGGCGGAGCTTCTCTACGGGAGATTCGTCGCGTCAACTGATTTCTTGCCTCATGACATTGATACAATCCTTAAGAACAAACTCAGTTTAGGTACATGGATAGCTTTTCCTAGAGGTGAATCATGGTGTGATCATCACTTGGAGACTAATGGGCTCAACGGGTCCGGATTAGATGCAGCGGACAAGCCTGGCAACAATTGGGCGATGCTTAGTGTATGGAACTGTGGTGATCTTTTCAAGTTGAGAGTTGGAAGAGCACCAATGTCATGCCACATATATGCGAAAAGCTCGAGAGTGATTGATCGATTCTTCCCGTTCTTGAATGTACCTTCTGTACCTGATGTTTTCAATCCGTTCGGATTCTACTTCATGTACGGTCTGCGTTGCGAGGGGCCGGATTCTGGTCCACTTATGCGTACTTTGTGCCAATATGTACACAACATGGCTGTTAGAAATGATTCATGCAAGGTTATAGTTACCGAAGTTGGAGAATGGGACAGTACTCTGAGACTTCATATCCCGAACTCGAAACTATTATCAAGACCTGATCAAGATTTATGGTGCATAAAACCATTGAAAACTGATCAACATAATCTTGATCAAGAAAAACATACGGCTTTGTTCGACTTGACAGGAACCAAACCTCCAACGTCTTCGTTTTTCGTCGATCCAAGAGAAGTATGA
- the LOC113280533 gene encoding uncharacterized protein LOC113280533: MEYCERWLCRTAEGAVVEGAAQTVLTENRKKNSKATYIQHQGIHESLMDRVIFIKQDKEAWDGLVSYYTGSDKVKKVRLQTLKRKYKLLQMETTETISYFFSKTLNLVNEMKANGDTVEDSIVVEKILRSLPEKFEAKVTSIEECNTAATMTFNELLGSLQAYEQRLLEKTTAAKQVEEALQSQVRWRNNQGKSNTGDFQGRYNNGGRSNNGSYRKPFDRSRMQCYNCGDFGRMAT, encoded by the coding sequence ATGGAATATTGTGAAAGATGGTTATGTAGAACAGCAGAAGGAGCTGTAGTTGAAGGAGCTGCGCAAACTGTTTTAACTGAAAACAGAAAAAAGAATTCTAAAGCTACATATATTCAACATCAAGGTattcatgaatctctcatggaTAGAGTTATTTTTATTAAGCAAGATAAAGAAGCTTGGGATGGTTTGGTAAGCTACTACACAGGATCTGACAAAGTCAAGAAGGTTAGATTACAAACTTTGAAGAGAAAGTATAAATTATTGCAGATGGAAACTACTGAAACAATATCATATTTTTTCTCAAAGACATTaaatcttgtcaatgagatgaaggCTAATGGTGATACTGTAGAAGATTcaatagttgttgaaaagattttAAGAAGCTTACCTGAGAAGTTTGAAGCAAAAGTAACTTCTATAGAAGAGTGTAACACTGCTGCAACTATGACTTTTAATGAGTTATTGGGTTCATTACAAGCATATGAACAAAGATTACTAGAGAAGACAACTGctgcaaaacaagttgaagagGCACTTCAAAGCCAAGTTAGATGGAGAAACAATCAAGGAAAATCTAATACTGGAGATTTTCAAGGAAGATATAACAATGGAGGGAGATCAAATAATGGAAGTTATAGGAAGCCATTTGATAGATCAAGAATGCAGTGTTATAATTGTGGGGATTTTGGACGTATGGCTACTTAG